A single window of uncultured Methanospirillum sp. DNA harbors:
- a CDS encoding ABC transporter ATP-binding protein, whose protein sequence is MSVLTVDNLKVSFPGDHGTVRAVNGVTFSIGTEEKFGVVGESGSGKSVVGASIIRILPPKTQISGSITLLGKDLFSLSEPEIHVLRGNEFSFIPQNPAVTLNPLITCGWQIAEMFVEKGESKSVSWKKSMKILSNLLFPNPEENGLKYPHQFSGGMKQRVVTGISMTGRPRLLIADEPTKGLDKEACGTCREIFETISREHSASVLLITHDLDLAEYFCTKIGVMYAGELVEVCNTKDLFSNPHHPYTRGLLAARPKCGLIPLSGHSPDLMNLPKGCHFQDRCELCDDTCIDVHPEILEKNGRYVRCHHCS, encoded by the coding sequence ATGAGTGTTCTCACCGTAGATAACTTGAAAGTCTCATTCCCCGGTGATCATGGAACCGTCAGGGCAGTAAATGGGGTTACATTCTCTATCGGTACAGAAGAAAAATTCGGTGTTGTTGGAGAGAGTGGATCAGGGAAATCAGTAGTCGGTGCATCAATTATTAGAATACTGCCACCAAAGACACAAATCTCCGGATCTATTACTCTCCTGGGAAAAGATCTCTTCTCACTTTCAGAACCTGAAATTCATGTATTACGAGGGAATGAGTTTTCCTTTATTCCGCAGAATCCTGCAGTCACTCTAAATCCATTAATTACATGCGGTTGGCAGATTGCTGAAATGTTTGTTGAAAAAGGAGAAAGTAAATCAGTATCCTGGAAAAAATCGATGAAGATTCTGAGCAATCTTCTGTTTCCGAATCCTGAAGAAAATGGTCTGAAGTACCCTCATCAATTCTCAGGTGGGATGAAACAGAGGGTGGTAACCGGAATTTCCATGACCGGAAGACCTCGATTGTTAATCGCTGATGAGCCAACGAAAGGTCTGGATAAAGAAGCCTGCGGGACATGCAGAGAAATATTTGAAACAATTTCCCGGGAACATTCAGCATCTGTTCTTCTCATTACCCATGATCTTGATCTTGCTGAGTACTTTTGCACAAAGATTGGAGTGATGTATGCTGGCGAACTGGTTGAAGTCTGCAACACGAAAGATCTCTTTTCTAATCCACATCATCCGTATACACGGGGATTACTGGCAGCACGTCCAAAATGCGGGTTGATACCACTCTCAGGACATAGTCCTGATCTTATGAACCTGCCAAAAGGATGCCATTTTCAGGATCGATGCGAACTCTGTGATGATACCTGTATAGATGTTCATCCAGAAATTCTTGAAAAGAATGGGAGGTATGTCAGATGCCATCACTGCTCCTGA
- a CDS encoding ATP-binding cassette domain-containing protein: protein MSLLASLAHVGFLFLVSMTITRLIVGEFSNSTFALIFGMVGTLLIRGVCEYGKEISAHKTAVQVKTELRDALFKKLHRLGPEYIERKNSGWLTATVVDGIEGLEVYTGMYIPHVFLCMTVPLAMFVIFWFFIDPVAACIELFFVPVILVVMMQSLQSKKENSQNVWNEFRSLSSYYVESVQGLPTLQLFNQADNRAEAIFIRAARLTAAWIQKIRISMSVHFLIDSCPYIGYTLALSYVAWQLVNGALPVSSLILVLLLGPLFYEHINRLNTYYHNSLQANRTIEAIFEILQEPERITYSLQPADTIVDTSIEPSFEFSDVSFAYDSYRPILKNCSFTVRPKETVALVGASGVGKSTVIDLLFRFHSAQDGRILLGEKLIENIPVEVARKQFSYVSQETYMFYGSILENLLIGDPEASEQQIRDACSSASLTDLISSLPEGLDTLIGERGSRLSGGEKQRVAIARAILKKAPVILLDEPTSSLDVYHESLIQKAIEDLLKEKTVLIIAHRLSTIRHADRILVMDEGRIIEDGTHDELMKLGGKYYQMVKRQEVILSSGINQTLPVEG, encoded by the coding sequence TTGAGTTTACTCGCATCACTTGCTCATGTAGGATTTCTGTTCCTTGTTTCAATGACTATCACCCGGTTGATTGTCGGAGAGTTTTCGAATTCGACCTTTGCTCTAATTTTTGGAATGGTTGGAACCCTCCTTATTCGTGGTGTCTGCGAATATGGAAAAGAGATCTCAGCACATAAAACAGCGGTCCAGGTAAAAACTGAACTTCGTGATGCTTTGTTTAAAAAACTCCATCGTCTGGGACCTGAATACATAGAAAGAAAAAATTCAGGATGGCTGACTGCTACCGTTGTTGATGGAATCGAAGGACTGGAAGTATATACCGGAATGTATATCCCGCATGTATTTCTCTGTATGACTGTTCCACTCGCGATGTTTGTAATATTCTGGTTTTTTATTGACCCGGTTGCAGCCTGTATTGAATTATTCTTTGTTCCGGTTATCCTTGTAGTAATGATGCAGTCGCTCCAGAGTAAGAAAGAAAACAGCCAAAATGTCTGGAATGAATTTCGATCTCTCAGTTCATATTATGTGGAGAGTGTACAGGGACTGCCCACTCTACAATTATTTAATCAGGCTGATAACAGGGCTGAAGCGATTTTTATTCGGGCGGCAAGGCTCACTGCAGCATGGATACAAAAGATTAGAATCTCAATGTCTGTTCATTTTCTCATTGACTCATGCCCATATATCGGGTATACCCTTGCTTTGAGTTATGTTGCATGGCAACTGGTGAACGGTGCTCTCCCGGTATCCAGCCTCATCCTCGTCCTGTTGCTCGGTCCACTCTTTTATGAGCATATCAACCGTCTGAATACCTATTACCATAATAGTTTACAGGCAAACCGGACAATCGAAGCGATATTTGAGATATTGCAGGAACCAGAACGAATTACGTATTCACTACAACCCGCCGATACCATTGTTGATACTTCAATCGAACCTTCATTTGAATTCTCTGATGTATCTTTTGCATATGATTCATACAGGCCGATTCTTAAAAATTGCTCGTTCACAGTCAGACCTAAAGAAACGGTCGCCCTGGTTGGAGCATCAGGAGTTGGAAAGTCCACGGTAATTGATCTCTTGTTCAGGTTTCATTCTGCCCAGGATGGGCGTATTTTACTTGGGGAGAAATTGATTGAAAATATCCCGGTAGAAGTTGCTCGAAAGCAATTCTCCTACGTCTCTCAAGAGACATACATGTTTTATGGATCCATCCTTGAAAACCTGTTAATTGGAGATCCAGAAGCATCAGAACAACAGATTCGTGATGCCTGCTCATCTGCTTCTCTGACCGACCTGATCTCCTCATTACCAGAAGGCCTTGACACTCTGATTGGAGAGAGAGGATCACGCCTTTCAGGAGGAGAAAAACAACGAGTTGCTATTGCCCGTGCTATTTTGAAAAAAGCACCAGTTATACTCTTAGATGAACCGACTTCATCTCTGGATGTATATCATGAGTCATTAATTCAGAAGGCAATTGAAGATCTCTTAAAAGAAAAAACTGTTTTGATCATAGCACATCGTCTCTCCACCATCAGGCATGCCGACAGAATTCTGGTAATGGATGAAGGCAGAATAATTGAAGATGGGACTCATGACGAACTCATGAAATTAGGCGGTAAGTACTACCAGATGGTAAAACGTCAGGAGGTAATCCTGTCATCTGGAATAAACCAAACTCTCCCGGTGGAGGGATAA
- a CDS encoding ABC transporter permease, with amino-acid sequence MNNIAIRNPIFQNFPHGIFHSVMTFVLKKKMLSIAIFFLILLIGVAIFAPQIAPYDPLKTSLKHKIEGPSWEHPFGTDELGRDILSRIIYGARVSLLISSLVVGLSLLIGISLGLTAAYYGGIYDEFISRVIDVFLSFPGILISLPLLAFLMPGIGSMVIVLTITNWTTFARLIRNETYSIKNMEFIQSAKLSGLPNLYIMFRHILPNIIAPLIVLATIDVGSTILHIASLSYLGLGIPTNIPEWGSMVSAGKEFIRSAPLLTLVPGLAITFVVLLFNYIGEELRGILNPVSNEGPEL; translated from the coding sequence ATGAATAATATTGCTATCAGAAATCCGATTTTTCAAAATTTTCCACATGGAATCTTTCATTCAGTAATGACCTTTGTACTAAAGAAGAAAATGCTATCTATAGCAATTTTTTTCTTAATCCTTTTAATCGGAGTTGCAATATTTGCTCCTCAAATAGCACCATATGATCCTCTTAAAACAAGTTTAAAGCATAAAATCGAGGGACCATCATGGGAACATCCATTTGGAACTGATGAACTTGGAAGAGATATTTTAAGTCGTATAATTTACGGTGCACGAGTATCCCTTTTAATTTCTTCATTAGTTGTTGGGCTCTCTCTTCTGATTGGAATTTCTTTGGGTTTAACTGCAGCATATTATGGAGGAATATATGATGAGTTCATATCACGAGTTATTGACGTATTTTTATCATTTCCTGGAATTTTAATCTCGCTCCCTTTGTTAGCATTCTTAATGCCTGGAATAGGGTCAATGGTTATTGTGCTAACCATAACCAATTGGACTACTTTTGCCCGTCTCATTCGTAATGAAACGTATTCCATAAAAAATATGGAATTTATTCAATCCGCAAAATTGTCAGGACTTCCTAACCTCTATATTATGTTCAGGCACATTTTACCAAATATTATTGCTCCTCTCATTGTCCTGGCAACCATTGATGTCGGTTCAACGATTCTGCACATTGCATCGTTAAGTTATCTTGGACTCGGTATTCCAACAAATATCCCCGAATGGGGAAGTATGGTGAGTGCAGGAAAAGAGTTCATCAGGTCTGCACCACTTTTAACACTAGTCCCCGGGTTAGCAATTACATTTGTGGTTCTTCTCTTCAACTATATCGGAGAAGAACTTCGTGGAATATTAAACCCAGTCTCAAATGAAGGGCCTGAATTATGA
- a CDS encoding ABC transporter permease: MHKYILKRSITCIVAVFLISIIAFGLLNALPGKPADIIVKNVFTGFDAELTSEELHEVSKRYDLERPLYAQYATWLYNATVYQDLGKSYLYSLPVLQLILNRLPATMKLAVVSILIVAIFGILIGIYAGFHEGTLIDKIIRIISIFEVSFPNFWVALLLIIIFSLTLKLVPSMGYKGIQCMILPVAALSCHPLAVIIRVTRTSVLETLSQPYIQFAKAKGLSWNSIIKRHILKNALIPVFTIIGIQFGNMLAGTMIIESIFAWPGIGSLLIDAINGRDFPLVVGLIVTIVSMILIVNFIVDLICAYIDPRIRYE; encoded by the coding sequence ATGCACAAATACATACTTAAGCGGTCTATTACCTGTATTGTTGCAGTTTTTTTAATTTCAATAATAGCATTTGGACTGCTCAATGCTCTTCCAGGAAAACCTGCAGATATAATTGTGAAAAATGTATTCACAGGTTTTGATGCAGAATTAACCTCAGAAGAACTTCATGAGGTCTCTAAACGATACGATCTTGAGAGGCCACTTTATGCCCAATATGCAACCTGGCTTTATAATGCTACTGTATATCAGGATTTAGGAAAATCATATCTCTATTCGCTCCCTGTTCTTCAGTTAATTTTGAACCGATTGCCTGCGACTATGAAACTTGCTGTTGTTAGCATTTTAATTGTTGCAATATTTGGAATATTAATTGGAATCTATGCCGGTTTTCATGAAGGAACGCTAATTGATAAAATAATTAGAATTATATCGATATTTGAGGTCTCATTTCCAAATTTCTGGGTCGCTCTCTTACTCATAATCATCTTTTCACTTACATTAAAGCTAGTTCCATCAATGGGATATAAAGGGATTCAATGTATGATCCTTCCTGTTGCTGCTTTGTCGTGTCACCCATTAGCAGTAATTATCAGAGTAACCCGGACGAGTGTTCTTGAGACCTTAAGTCAACCATATATTCAATTTGCCAAAGCGAAAGGTTTGTCCTGGAATTCTATCATTAAACGGCATATTTTAAAAAATGCATTGATTCCAGTTTTTACGATTATTGGAATACAGTTTGGTAACATGCTTGCAGGAACTATGATTATTGAAAGCATTTTTGCATGGCCTGGAATTGGCAGTCTCCTCATTGATGCAATAAATGGGCGAGATTTTCCTCTCGTAGTGGGACTTATCGTAACAATCGTTAGTATGATTCTTATTGTAAACTTTATTGTTGATTTAATCTGTGCATATATTGATCCGAGGATTAGGTATGAATAA
- the cydC gene encoding thiol reductant ABC exporter subunit CydC: MALDILSDFRPLGRLIGLVRPHLHIVLGALVCDIFKPALTISIGICGVLLIKQAMNPIDAEYVLPLTGLMLVLALARGFFGYFGIFLNHVAAFRILETLRKHFFLCMKPLTPGLMVSRRTGDLVSVAMNNIDMLELFFAHTLNPLIVSVVIPVACLLVLWWIHPLLALILLVFLIIFQIVPIILVRANSSTANEMRISLGVLNSYLIDSIQGVWETLAFGREDVRYSGLDTRVQRFNDLQNKFIRKNAFTTAGNIFIVSLGILSILLVARSLITTSGLQPLYIPVCIIITAGAFGSVGSIVDISKQLSLTLTGAKRFFEITDMEPEVQEKLDAHPPKSGAVDISIHDLKFRYDLQSADVLKGISLKIPEGKTVALVGMTGAGKTTLIHLILRFWDPTQGNILIGGQDIRDYPLEYLRNQISVVAQDVFLFDSSIKDNILIGKPSASDDELIRVAKMAQIHEFVTSLPQGYDTLIGERGIRLSGGERQRIAIARAILKNAPILILDEATSNLDTENENLIKDALKVLATGKTVLIIAHRLSTVVHADTIFVLNDGEIEESGNHEELIRKNGLYAKLCRIFDNGKET, from the coding sequence ATGGCCCTTGATATTCTTTCAGATTTTCGTCCTCTTGGAAGGTTAATAGGTCTTGTCAGACCTCATCTGCACATCGTTCTTGGAGCATTAGTATGTGATATCTTTAAGCCTGCACTCACGATCTCGATTGGTATTTGCGGAGTTCTTCTCATTAAGCAGGCGATGAACCCTATAGATGCTGAATATGTACTTCCATTAACCGGGCTCATGCTTGTCCTTGCTTTAGCTCGTGGATTCTTTGGTTATTTTGGAATATTTCTAAATCATGTTGCAGCGTTTCGAATCCTTGAGACACTTCGAAAACACTTTTTCCTGTGTATGAAACCTCTCACTCCTGGTTTGATGGTGTCAAGAAGGACCGGAGACCTTGTTTCTGTTGCGATGAATAACATCGACATGCTGGAGTTATTCTTTGCGCATACACTCAACCCTCTGATTGTATCGGTAGTTATTCCGGTAGCCTGCTTACTCGTCCTCTGGTGGATCCACCCATTATTGGCACTTATCCTGCTCGTTTTCCTCATTATATTCCAGATTGTACCGATAATCCTGGTCAGGGCAAATTCATCTACAGCCAATGAAATGAGAATATCTCTTGGGGTTCTGAATTCTTATCTTATTGACAGTATCCAGGGAGTGTGGGAGACTCTTGCATTTGGAAGGGAGGATGTTCGGTATTCAGGTCTGGATACCAGAGTACAGAGATTCAACGATTTGCAAAACAAATTTATCAGGAAAAATGCATTCACAACTGCAGGTAATATCTTTATTGTGTCACTTGGAATACTTTCAATTCTCCTCGTAGCAAGAAGTCTCATCACAACATCGGGCCTGCAACCTTTGTATATCCCTGTTTGTATTATCATAACTGCAGGAGCATTTGGTTCAGTCGGGAGTATTGTAGATATCTCAAAACAACTCAGCCTAACCCTCACCGGAGCGAAGCGATTCTTTGAGATAACAGACATGGAACCTGAAGTTCAAGAAAAACTCGATGCACATCCTCCGAAGTCAGGTGCGGTAGATATCAGCATACATGATCTGAAATTCAGGTATGATCTTCAGAGTGCTGATGTTCTAAAAGGAATATCGCTAAAGATTCCGGAAGGAAAAACAGTCGCCCTTGTAGGAATGACCGGAGCTGGAAAAACCACATTGATTCACTTAATTCTCAGGTTTTGGGATCCAACTCAAGGAAACATTCTCATCGGTGGTCAGGACATCAGGGATTATCCTCTTGAATACCTGAGAAACCAGATATCAGTAGTGGCACAGGATGTATTCCTCTTTGATTCATCTATAAAAGATAATATTCTGATTGGAAAACCTTCTGCATCAGATGATGAATTAATCAGGGTTGCCAAGATGGCTCAGATTCATGAGTTTGTTACTAGTCTTCCACAAGGCTATGACACCTTAATCGGTGAACGGGGTATCAGGTTGTCCGGGGGAGAACGACAACGAATTGCTATAGCACGGGCAATTTTAAAGAATGCACCGATTCTTATATTGGATGAAGCAACGTCAAACCTGGATACTGAAAATGAAAACCTCATCAAAGATGCTCTGAAAGTATTAGCAACAGGAAAAACAGTTCTTATTATCGCTCACCGGCTGAGTACTGTTGTTCATGCTGATACGATATTTGTTCTCAATGATGGAGAGATAGAGGAGTCTGGTAACCACGAAGAATTAATCAGAAAAAACGGATTATATGCAAAACTCTGTAGAATTTTTGATAATGGTAAGGAAACATAA
- a CDS encoding dipeptide/oligopeptide/nickel ABC transporter ATP-binding protein, translated as MPSLLLKVSGLSKDYGHTPIFQDIFLSIYPGEIVGLYGKSGSGKSTLGRCITRLEEPSSGTIEFNGKRFDNIGQKPLRIIRPKIQMIFQHPESSLNPRMRVIDSITEPIRFLKKISRNDAVKHLGPLLSEVGIREDQLVRYPHQLSGGEIQRAVIAKVFSLEPDFIIADEATSMLDVSVQAQVIHLMKKLQVKTNVAYLMISHDLELLDKICPRILRMQDGTIEEVDRSI; from the coding sequence ATGCCATCACTGCTCCTGAAGGTATCAGGATTGTCCAAGGATTACGGACATACACCCATATTTCAGGATATTTTTCTTTCCATTTATCCAGGTGAAATTGTTGGATTGTATGGAAAAAGCGGGTCTGGTAAATCCACCCTCGGGAGATGTATCACCAGACTTGAAGAGCCATCTTCAGGAACTATTGAATTTAATGGCAAGCGATTCGATAATATTGGCCAGAAACCTCTTCGTATCATCAGGCCCAAAATTCAGATGATCTTTCAGCACCCGGAATCATCACTCAATCCACGAATGAGGGTCATTGATAGTATTACTGAGCCTATTCGCTTTTTAAAGAAGATAAGTAGAAATGATGCAGTTAAGCATCTAGGCCCATTGCTTTCTGAAGTAGGGATCAGGGAGGATCAATTAGTACGTTATCCTCATCAATTATCAGGCGGAGAGATTCAGAGGGCAGTTATTGCAAAAGTCTTCTCTCTTGAACCTGATTTCATCATTGCAGATGAAGCAACATCGATGCTTGATGTATCTGTTCAGGCCCAGGTCATTCACCTGATGAAAAAATTACAGGTTAAAACCAATGTGGCCTACCTCATGATTTCTCATGATCTTGAACTTTTGGATAAGATTTGTCCACGGATTCTCAGGATGCAGGATGGAACAATAGAGGAGGTAGATCGCAGCATATAA